In Halococcus saccharolyticus DSM 5350, the following are encoded in one genomic region:
- a CDS encoding Gfo/Idh/MocA family protein, with product MALRIGVLGYRFMGKAHSNAFTRLPMFFPDAPDIERHTLIGRDEDALADAADQLDFSNTATDWESVIDEVDVFYNLGPNFVHPEPSIAALEADVPVFCEKPLAPTLDDAERMAAAADASDAIAGCAFNYRFVPAIQYAKNLVDDGEIGAIRQVRGKYLQDWGVDHEEPWSWRMDEDLAGSGALGDLGAHTIDLARFLIGDRAGEIERISGHLRTFVDERPVEGEESEDARAVTVDDAYSAQAEFANGAMGTFEASRVADGHKNHHTIAVHGTEGSLRFSLERLNELELLRDGNRGYETMLVTDADDPYVDHWWPPGHVLGWEHTFVHEDYEFLSAIDQEEAFHPSFADGLAVQRVLDAIERSDDRGEWAAVEA from the coding sequence ATGGCATTGCGAATCGGCGTTCTCGGCTATCGATTCATGGGCAAGGCTCATTCGAACGCGTTCACGCGACTCCCGATGTTCTTCCCCGACGCGCCCGACATCGAGCGTCACACCCTCATTGGCCGCGACGAGGACGCACTCGCGGACGCTGCGGACCAGCTGGACTTTTCCAACACCGCGACCGACTGGGAGTCTGTAATCGACGAGGTGGACGTCTTCTACAACCTCGGGCCGAACTTCGTCCATCCCGAACCCTCGATCGCCGCACTCGAAGCCGATGTCCCCGTCTTCTGCGAGAAACCGCTCGCACCGACCCTCGATGACGCCGAGCGGATGGCTGCGGCGGCCGACGCGAGCGACGCGATCGCCGGGTGTGCGTTCAACTACCGCTTCGTACCTGCGATCCAGTACGCGAAAAACCTGGTCGACGACGGCGAGATCGGCGCGATCCGCCAGGTCCGCGGGAAGTATCTCCAGGATTGGGGCGTCGACCACGAAGAGCCGTGGTCTTGGCGGATGGACGAGGACCTTGCCGGCAGCGGTGCGCTCGGCGACCTTGGCGCACACACGATCGACCTCGCACGATTCCTCATCGGTGACCGCGCGGGCGAAATCGAGCGCATCAGCGGCCACCTCCGGACGTTCGTCGACGAGCGACCAGTGGAAGGCGAGGAGAGCGAGGACGCGCGCGCGGTGACCGTCGACGACGCCTACTCCGCCCAGGCCGAATTCGCGAACGGCGCGATGGGCACCTTCGAGGCCTCGCGGGTCGCCGACGGCCACAAGAACCACCACACGATCGCGGTTCACGGCACCGAGGGCAGCCTCCGGTTCTCGCTCGAACGTCTCAACGAACTCGAACTGCTCCGCGACGGCAACCGGGGTTACGAGACGATGCTCGTGACCGACGCCGACGACCCCTACGTCGATCACTGGTGGCCGCCGGGCCACGTCCTCGGCTGGGAGCACACCTTCGTTCACGAGGACTACGAGTTCCTGTCGGCAATCGATCAGGAAGAAGCGTTCCACCCCTCGTTCGCCGACGGTCTTGCGGTACAGCGCGTCCTCGACGCCATCGAGCGCAGCGACGACCGCGGCGAGTGGGCGGCGGTCGAAGCATGA